A genomic region of Manihot esculenta cultivar AM560-2 chromosome 15, M.esculenta_v8, whole genome shotgun sequence contains the following coding sequences:
- the LOC110601732 gene encoding bet1-like SNARE 1-1 isoform X3 produces MSYRRDIRNSRSAIFDDGLEEGGLRASSSYSHSINEHDNDKAIDSLQDRVIFLKRLTGDIHEEVESHNRLLDRMGNKMDISRGIMSGTMDRFKMVFEKKSGRRTCILAGVFVVSFLIIYYLIRIFW; encoded by the exons ATGAGTTACAGAAG GGACATCCGCAATTCAAGGTCAGCTATATTCGATGATGGCCTTGAAGAAGGCGGCCTTAGGGCCTCTTCTTCATATTCCCATAGTATTAATGAGCACGACAATGACAAAGCTATTGACAGTTTGCAAGACAGAGTAATTTTCTTGAAGAGA TTAACAGGGGACATACATGAGGAAGTGGAGAGTCATAATCGTTTGCTTGATCGAATG GGCAACAAAATGGACATATCAAGGGGTATAATGTCAGGAACCATGGATCGATTCAAGATG GTATTCGAGAAGAAATCAGGTCGGAGAACATGCATACTTGCTGGGGTTTTTGTTGTTTCCTTTCTAATTATATATTACCTTATTAG GATCTTTTGGTAA
- the LOC110601722 gene encoding protein PSK SIMULATOR 1, whose protein sequence is MVAEAWILKMGNQVSSNLKHALFLEPYKKKNTKRADTKERETIGILSFEVANVMSKTLHLHKSLTDSEVSKLKAEILKSVGVNNLVSADEDYLLQLALAEKLDDLSRIASIVSRLGKKCTEPALQGFEHVYGDIVSGVIDVKQLGFLVKDAEGMVKKMERYVNATSNLYAEMEVLAELEQTTKKFQQNQHEESHRAFEQKLIWQKQDVRHLKEISLWNQTYDKVVELLARRVCTIYARLCVVFGESALRRDSFGANGDIGSSPPMKDECGEASGQIMISSHLKRTYSRRSSNGFQSGPIERPVVVKRETSIKSRIDSHRGEEASLRAEDIVFPCVTSPGKLFMDCLSLSSSACKLDNDEDDIIGNEDRGSQISGCCSVANGGTKREHPYLSGGSNRIPSSVSFSGDHRQARCGMMNDCLGPKSRLTAHASPSTVGGSGLAMRYANVIIVIEKLLRYPHLVGEEARDDLYQMLPTSLRKSLRTHLKSYVKDLAIYDAPLAHDWKETLDGILRWLAPLAHNMIRWQSERNFEQHQIVKRTNVLLLQTLYFADMEKTEAAICELLVGLNYICRYEHQQNALLDCASSFDFEDCMQWQMQCRAAFVD, encoded by the coding sequence ATGGTGGCTGAAGCTTGGATATTGAAGATGGGTAACCAGGTGAGTAGCAATCTTAAGCACGCACTCTTTCTCGAACCTTATAAGaagaagaacacaaaaagaGCAGACaccaaagaaagagaaactatTGGCATCCTTTCTTTTGAGGTTGCTAATGTCATGTCTAAAACTTTGCATCTTCATAAATCCCTCACTGATTCTGAGGTCTCAAAGCTTAAAGCCGAGATCTTGAAATCTGTGGGAGTTAACAACTTGGTTTCCGCGGATGAAGATTACCTTCTCCAGCTTGCTTTGGCTGAGAAACTCGATGACCTCAGTCGGATCGCTAGTATTGTTTCTAGGCTTGGCAAGAAATGTACCGAGCCTGCTTTGCagggttttgagcatgtttatgGGGATATAGTGAGTGGAGTCATTGATGTGAAGCAGTTGGGATTTTTAGTTAAGGATGCGGAGGGGATGGTTAAGAAAATGGAGAGGTACGTCAATGCAACCTCTAATTTATATGCTGAAATGGAGGTGTTAGCTGAACTGGAGCAGACCACCAAGAAgttccagcagaaccagcatgAGGAGAGTCACAGAGCTTTTGAGCAGAAACTTATTTGGCAGAAGCAGGACGTTAGGCATCTTAAGGAGATTTCGCTTTGGAACCAGACTTATGATAAGGTTGTAGAGTTGTTAGCTAGGAGAGTTTGCACTATTTATGCTAGGCTTTGTGTAGTGTTTGGGGAATCTGCTTTAAGGAGGGACAGCTTTGGGGCTAATGGGGATATTGGTTCTTCGCCTCCTATGAAGGATGAATGCGGGGAGGCTTCAGGTCAGATAATGATTTCAAGCCATCTGAAGCGGACTTATAGCAGGAGAAGCAGTAATGGTTTCCAATCTGGACCAATTGAGAGACCAGTTGTGGTGAAAAGGGAGACAAGTATCAAGTCCAGGATTGATTCACACAGAGGTGAAGAAGCATCATTACGGGCTGAAGACATCGTTTTTCCATGCGTGACGAGTCCTGGAAAGCTATTCATGGATTGCCTTAGTTTGAGTAGCTCAGCTTGTAAATTGGATAACGATGAGGATGATATTATTGGGAATGAAGACAGAGGCAGCCAAATTTCTGGCTGCTGCAGCGTTGCTAATGGTGGCACAAAGAGAGAACACCCATACCTTTCAGGTGGGTCTAATCGGATCCCAAGTAGTGTCTCTTTCAGTGGAGATCATAGACAAGCTAGGTGTGGTATGATGAACGACTGCCTCGGCCCCAAAAGTAGGTTAACAGCGCATGCTTCGCCTTCCACTGTGGGAGGATCTGGTCTTGCCATGCGTTATGCAAATGTCATCATAGTTATAGAGAAGCTGCTTCGTTATCCCCATTTAGTTGGCGAGGAAGCCAGGGACGATTTGTATCAGATGTTACCAACGAGCTTAAGAAAGTCTCTTAGGACTCATCTCAAGTCTTATGTCAAGGATCTGGCTATATATGATGCTCCACTAGCTCATGATTGGAAAGAAACTCTTGATGGGATTTTAAGGTGGCTTGCTCCATTGGCACATAACATGATCAGATGGCAAAGCGAGCGTAATTTTGAGCAGCATCAAATTGTGAAGCGGACAAATGTTCTGCTGCTTCAGACGTTGTATTTTGCTGACATGGAAAAGACAGAAGCAGCTATTTGTGAGCTTCTTGTTGGGTTGAATTACATATGTCGTTATGAACATCAGCAAAATGCTCTATTGGACTGTGCAAGTAGCTTTGATTTTGAAGACTGCATGCAATGGCAAATGCAATGCCGAGCTGCTTTTGTTGATTAA
- the LOC110601732 gene encoding bet1-like SNARE 1-1 isoform X1: MSYRRDIRNSRSAIFDDGLEEGGLRASSSYSHSINEHDNDKAIDSLQDRVIFLKRLTGDIHEEVESHNRLLDRMGNKMDISRGIMSGTMDRFKMVFEKKSGSFGKCKYRLVEPLLLIFPYTTCLDPGVENRRKFAS, encoded by the exons ATGAGTTACAGAAG GGACATCCGCAATTCAAGGTCAGCTATATTCGATGATGGCCTTGAAGAAGGCGGCCTTAGGGCCTCTTCTTCATATTCCCATAGTATTAATGAGCACGACAATGACAAAGCTATTGACAGTTTGCAAGACAGAGTAATTTTCTTGAAGAGA TTAACAGGGGACATACATGAGGAAGTGGAGAGTCATAATCGTTTGCTTGATCGAATG GGCAACAAAATGGACATATCAAGGGGTATAATGTCAGGAACCATGGATCGATTCAAGATG GTATTCGAGAAGAAATCAG GATCTTTTGGTAAGTGCAAGTATAGACTTGTggaacctcttttattaatcttCCCATACACGACTTGCCTTGATCCTGGCGTTGAGAATAGAAGAAAGTTTGCTTCGTAG
- the LOC110601732 gene encoding bet1-like SNARE 1-1 isoform X2, with amino-acid sequence MSYRRDIRNSRSAIFDDGLEEGGLRASSSYSHSINEHDNDKAIDSLQDRVIFLKRLTGDIHEEVESHNRLLDRMGNKMDISRGIMSGTMDRFKMVFEKKSGRRTCILAGVFVVSFLIIYYLIRYLIPLWL; translated from the exons ATGAGTTACAGAAG GGACATCCGCAATTCAAGGTCAGCTATATTCGATGATGGCCTTGAAGAAGGCGGCCTTAGGGCCTCTTCTTCATATTCCCATAGTATTAATGAGCACGACAATGACAAAGCTATTGACAGTTTGCAAGACAGAGTAATTTTCTTGAAGAGA TTAACAGGGGACATACATGAGGAAGTGGAGAGTCATAATCGTTTGCTTGATCGAATG GGCAACAAAATGGACATATCAAGGGGTATAATGTCAGGAACCATGGATCGATTCAAGATG GTATTCGAGAAGAAATCAGGTCGGAGAACATGCATACTTGCTGGGGTTTTTGTTGTTTCCTTTCTAATTATATATTACCTTATTAGGTATTTGATCCCCTTATGGTTGTGA
- the LOC110601522 gene encoding AT-hook motif nuclear-localized protein 20, which translates to LSDLKPFTKGNKITIQSSTFARTQIKPRLSTSPIVFSRFVTLANPWWTGHIGLAGLDPSSNSSSLNKGELSINETSNRSGDDEDKDTGDEPKEGAVEIGTRRPRGRPPGSKNKPKPPIFVTRDSPNALRSHVMEVVGGADIAESVAQFARRRQRGVCVLSGSGSVANVTLRQPAAPGAVVALHGRFEILSLTGAFLPGPAPPGSTGLTVYLAGGQGQVVGGSVVGSLVAAGPVMVIAATFANATYERLPLEDDEEAGSGGQGQIQGGSSNSPPPIGGSGGQAGLPDPSAMPVYNLPPNLIPNGGQLGHDAYAWAHARPPY; encoded by the coding sequence CTCTCTGATTTGAAACCTTTTACAAAAGGGAACAAAATAACAATCCAAAGTTCAACCTTTGCCAGAACCCAAATTAAGCCTCGCCTCTCTACTTCTCCAATCGTTTTCTCTCGATTTGTAACCCTGGCTAATCCTTGGTGGACCGGTCATATTGGCCTGGCAGGCCTCGATCCTTCATCGAATTCATCTTCTCTTAATAAGGGAGAACTCTCCATCAACGAAACCAGTAACAGGAGCGGCGATGATGAAGATAAAGACACAGGCGATGAACCTAAAGAGGGTGCTGTTGAAATTGGTACTCGAAGACCCCGAGGTCGCCCTCCTGGATCTAAAAACAAACCAAAACCACCCATTTTTGTCACTCGCGACAGCCCTAACGCCCTGCGCAGCCATGTCATGGAAGTTGTTGGCGGAGCTGATATAGCTGAAAGCGTAGCACAGTTTGCCAGAAGGCGTCAACGGGGAGTCTGTGTACTTAGTGGCAGTGGCTCAGTGGCCAACGTAACCCTAAGACAGCCTGCAGCACCTGGAGCCGTAGTGGCACTTCATGGAAGGTTTGAGATCTTGTCCTTAACAGGGGCTTTTTTGCCTGGACCTGCCCCACCTGGTTCCACCGGGCTTACCGTGTACCTAGCTGGCGGACAAGGGCAAGTAGTCGGAGGAAGTGTGGTGGGCTCACTGGTAGCGGCAGGGCCAGTGATGGTAATTGCAGCAACATTTGCTAATGCCACTTATGAAAGATTGCCATTAGAGGATGACGAGGAAGCTGGTAGTGGAGGGCAGGGACAGATCCAGGGTGGGTCTAGTAACTCACCGCCACCTATTGGAGGCAGCGGAGGACAAGCTGGGCTGCCAGATCCCTCTGCGATGCCGGTTTATAATCTGCCGCCGAATCTAATCCCTAATGGAGGTCAGTTAGGGCACGATGCCTATGCTTGGGCTCATGCGCGGCCGCCTTACTAA